The Ruminococcaceae bacterium BL-4 region TACAGCAAGAATAGAAAAGCGCTTGCCATTTTTATTACGCCGCTGGATCGTGTCAGCAATCTCGTCGATATCGTAGGGAATCTCCGGAATCAAAATCACGTCAGCACCGCCGGCTACTCCTGTATAAAGAGTAAGCCAGCCGACTTTATGACCCATAATTTCCACGATAAATACGCGTCCATGAGAGGTTGCGGTGGTATGGATGCAATCTACAACATTAGTAGCAATATTCATGGCACTGTAAAATCCAAAAGTTATTTCGGTTCCCCAGATATCATTATCAATCGTTTTGGGCAGGGTTACAATATTAAGTCCTTCTTGACTCAGGAGATTTGCAGTTTTATGGGTTCCATTTCCGCCTAAAATCACAAGACAGTCCAGCTTGAGCTTCTTGTAATTTTCTTTCATGTTTTTTACTTTATCGACGCTGTCATCTTCTACGACTCGCATCATTTTAAAAGGCTGACGGCTGGTCCCAAGAATTGTACCGCCTAGGGTTAGAATCCCGGAAAAATTTTCTGGATTCATTAACCGAGCATTTCCTTCGATTAGACCACGATATCCGTCTGCGATTCCGTAGATTTCTACATGGCTGCCGAATCGGACATAAAGTGCTTTGGCAACTCCGCGGATTGCAGAATTAAGTCCTTGACAGTCGCCGCCACTCGTTAGAATACCTACACGCAGCAAAATAAATCACATCCTTTTAATTGAAAAATCAAATCATATCAACGATCGAAATCAGGACTTAAAATTGGTTTCAAAGGCTGATTCCGATCAGGAATCTCCAACTTTGCGACAGCTTCCTGTGCCAGTCTACTGAATTCACGTTGACAATTGCAGGGGACTTTCCCACGCCGGTCGATATGATGATATTCTGTTGTGCTGGCCATCATTCTGGCATTGATATTATCATTTAACATTAGGTCAAGAATTCCAAATGCACGTTGTTTTAAACCTTCATCTTCAATTGGGAAGACTAATTCTATACGGCGGTCAAGATTTCTGCTCATCCAGTCTGCGCTTCCCATATAAATTTTTGGAGTTCCACCGTTTTCAAAACGAAAGATCCGGCTGTGCTCGAGAAGCTGCCCAATAATGCTGATAACTTCAATATGCTCGCTGACTCCGGGCAGACCGGGAATCAAACAGCAAATTCCGCGTACGATCAGGCGAATCGGAACTCCCGCCTGTGAAGCTTTATAAAGAAGAGAAATGATTTCGGGATCAACGAGAGAATTTACCTTTGCAGTGATGCCACAAGGAAGCCCGTCTTTGGCATTTTGAGTTTCACGCTGAATCATAGATTCAAAAAATCCGCGCAGCTTGTTTGGCGCAACCAGCATTTTATTATATTCCGGAGGACGCGAATAGCCAGTCAATACATTAAAAAGGCTGCTGGCGTCTGTTCCAAAGGGTTCCTTACAAGTAAAAACACCGATATCGGTATAAATTTTTGCGGTGGAATCATTATAATTTCCAGTTCCCATATGAACGTAGCGACGGATGCAGTCTTCGTCTCTGCGGACAACCAACAAAATTTTACAGT contains the following coding sequences:
- the pfkA gene encoding ATP-dependent 6-phosphofructokinase, producing the protein MLRVGILTSGGDCQGLNSAIRGVAKALYVRFGSHVEIYGIADGYRGLIEGNARLMNPENFSGILTLGGTILGTSRQPFKMMRVVEDDSVDKVKNMKENYKKLKLDCLVILGGNGTHKTANLLSQEGLNIVTLPKTIDNDIWGTEITFGFYSAMNIATNVVDCIHTTATSHGRVFIVEIMGHKVGWLTLYTGVAGGADVILIPEIPYDIDEIADTIQRRNKNGKRFSILAVAEGAISKEESALSKKQLKAARALETQYPSISYRIAERLGQKTGQEIRVTVPGHFQRGGSPCPYDRVLSTRFGTAAANLIAEKKFGNMVALQNGAIIPVPLSEVAGKLKRVPLDSEVIRTAREIGISFGDHPEK